TATTGCCGTCCATGTGGTTAATATGTTCCATAATTTGCTGAGCGGCTTGTTTGTGTTTGTCAGTGATGAGCAAGATGTCGTGAAGCATAGTAGTGACCTTTTTTAGTTTCGATTTTCTAAAATCCAGGTGAATAGGTTTTCGACATCGGATACGCCCGAAACCAGTAGATCGGCTTCTTTGACGAGGCCCTCCGGGCTATTCTCGGACATGACACCGACACCAATCGCATAACAGGTTCTTTCCATCCGCAATTGCTGAGCCATTCTCAGCGCGGTGAGATCTGTGGTGTCGTCGCCAATATAGAGGGCGCTATCGAGCGAAAATTCATTCACCAATTCTTCAAATGCGCTGCCCTTATTGGCTTCTACGGGAGGACATAATTCGAAAATCATGCGTCCTTCAAAATATTCCAGATTGTGTTGGGCGGCAATTTTTTGCACAACGGGCAATAACTGGTCGCGAGTTTGTTGCGTATCTTCGGTTTGACGGTAATGGAGTGTGACGGTTGCGCCCTTGTCTTCCACTTGAATACCATCCAATTCGATTTTTTGAAGCTTCTCTGCCGATATTTTCAGCATCGGGCGAAATCGATCGATATTGAAGCTGTGACGCACCTGGCCGTCAATGCAGCGCTCCAGGCCGTGATTGCCAATATAAACGATTCCGGGCAAATCCAGGCGGGCGGTTACACTACGCACGGAGCGGCCTGAGACAACGGATACGAGGGTTAGTTTTTCACGCAATTGCTGTAGCAACTCATAATTTCGGGGCGTCACAACGGCGTCTTCTGGATTGGCAACAATATAGCTGATCGTGCCATCCATATCGGTGATCAGTCCCATGCGATTTTTGGTGACAAGTTTTTTTAAGGTAGTGGTTCGTGCTTCGATCCAGTTTTTACCCATTGTTGGGTGTTTTGCTCCTTAACAAAAACCCATAAAGTGGCAGTGGCGGGCCTTTGTGGTTATATGTGTTCAATTGATGTCCATTGACCGGGGGCCAGAATGATCTCCTCGCTGAAAATCGAGATGGCTTTTTCTTGCTGGCTTTCGAGCCTGACCTTTATTGTATCAGGCCGAATCTCAAACAGATAGCGATCGCCCTTGAAGCCTATGCTGAAGCACAACTCGCGCCAGGCCGCCGGGAGTTTGGGGTTGAGCTTGAGTGTCTCTCCATCGTAGTCCACCCCGGCAAAAGCGCGCAAGGAAAACAACACCGTGCCGGTCATCACCCCGGCGTGGATGCCCTCTTTCGTCGTCCCGCCTTGGATGTCTACATAATCGCTCTTCAGGGCTTCCATATAGAGCTGCCAGCTCAAATCTTCGTCGCCGATGATCTGCGCCAGATAGGCATGTACCAGACGGCTGAGCGTCGAGCCGTGCGAGGTGCGCTGGAGATAGTAGTCGAAATTCGCGCGCAGCAAGTCATCCGGGGGGGGGTAGCCCAACTGGTTCAAAATCGCTTTGACCTGTTTATCGCTGAGTACATAGAAAGTCATCAATGCGTCCGCCTGCTTGGCGACTTTGTAGGCATCCGGCGATTTGCCCTCAGCCTTGAGGATGCGATCCATGCGGTGGATGTTGTCATATTTCTGGCGATAGCTCTCCCAATCGA
The sequence above is drawn from the Chloroflexota bacterium genome and encodes:
- the otsB gene encoding trehalose-phosphatase; translation: MGKNWIEARTTTLKKLVTKNRMGLITDMDGTISYIVANPEDAVVTPRNYELLQQLREKLTLVSVVSGRSVRSVTARLDLPGIVYIGNHGLERCIDGQVRHSFNIDRFRPMLKISAEKLQKIELDGIQVEDKGATVTLHYRQTEDTQQTRDQLLPVVQKIAAQHNLEYFEGRMIFELCPPVEANKGSAFEELVNEFSLDSALYIGDDTTDLTALRMAQQLRMERTCYAIGVGVMSENSPEGLVKEADLLVSGVSDVENLFTWILENRN